One Phycisphaerae bacterium RAS2 DNA window includes the following coding sequences:
- a CDS encoding WecA-like glycosyltransferase — MNAAPHLLAESADWMAVLLRYKTFAALFVAATIASAVATPLYILFAARLGWVDRPAGRKQHEKATPTMGGLVIFAVVFAGAAAATMLTNRVGLMLAEKRFYLYGLAACTACMICLGIIDDRHPVRPRVKLLVQTVVAIAAVALGFRMEALTVPGVGSLQLHAVVAAPLSLLWIVGITNAVNLTDGLDGLAAGVCFLAAAVNALVAIWLENYYMSVMMLLLAGALLGFLRWNFHPARVFLGDTGSLALGMFLALASLHSAQKAHTVVLILVPLFALGYPIFDTLLAITRRMVRGQPLFASDRDHIHHRLLDRTRSPSAAAIQIYAGSAVLALLCIAAMTTNFLVVGLAVTAVLGLAVFCARVLGYLEWGGWAAKWSGRGETQLLHAAAQHTRLRIAAAKSVPDVLGAFALVAPETSLRELQADLPHEHETVMFNSADPATAEVRLQIAAHDATLTLVLDGSKPLDAEHRQILEELAHAAAERLAELRMAFPEDAPAAHRPAPNT; from the coding sequence GTGAACGCCGCGCCGCACCTGCTCGCCGAATCCGCCGACTGGATGGCCGTCCTGCTGCGCTACAAGACATTTGCCGCGCTGTTCGTCGCCGCCACGATTGCTTCGGCCGTCGCCACGCCGCTGTACATCCTGTTCGCGGCGCGCCTCGGATGGGTCGATCGCCCCGCCGGTCGCAAGCAACACGAGAAAGCCACGCCGACCATGGGCGGGCTGGTCATCTTCGCGGTCGTCTTCGCCGGTGCGGCTGCCGCCACGATGCTGACCAACCGCGTCGGCCTGATGCTCGCCGAAAAGCGATTCTATCTCTATGGCTTGGCCGCCTGCACGGCGTGCATGATCTGCCTGGGCATCATCGACGACCGCCACCCGGTTCGGCCGCGCGTCAAGCTGCTTGTTCAGACAGTTGTCGCCATCGCCGCCGTCGCCCTGGGCTTTCGCATGGAGGCGCTCACGGTGCCCGGTGTCGGTTCCCTCCAGCTGCACGCCGTCGTCGCCGCGCCGTTGAGCCTGCTTTGGATCGTCGGCATCACCAACGCCGTGAACCTGACCGACGGGCTGGACGGCCTCGCCGCGGGCGTCTGCTTCCTTGCCGCGGCAGTCAATGCGCTCGTGGCGATCTGGCTCGAGAACTACTACATGAGCGTAATGATGCTGCTGCTGGCCGGGGCGCTGCTCGGCTTCCTCCGCTGGAACTTTCACCCGGCGCGCGTCTTTCTCGGCGACACCGGCTCGCTGGCTCTGGGCATGTTTCTCGCGCTGGCGTCGCTGCACTCGGCACAGAAGGCACACACCGTTGTGTTGATCCTCGTGCCGCTCTTCGCACTGGGCTACCCCATCTTTGACACGCTCCTGGCCATCACGCGGCGCATGGTGCGCGGGCAGCCGCTTTTCGCATCCGACCGCGATCATATTCACCATCGCCTGCTGGATCGCACGCGCAGTCCGTCGGCGGCGGCAATCCAAATTTACGCCGGCTCGGCCGTGCTCGCCCTGCTTTGCATCGCCGCCATGACGACCAATTTCCTCGTCGTCGGCCTTGCCGTAACAGCGGTCCTGGGACTGGCCGTTTTCTGCGCGCGCGTGCTGGGCTACCTTGAATGGGGCGGCTGGGCGGCAAAGTGGTCCGGTCGCGGTGAGACGCAACTGCTCCACGCAGCGGCGCAGCACACGCGATTGCGAATCGCCGCAGCGAAGTCGGTGCCGGATGTGCTCGGCGCGTTCGCGCTCGTCGCTCCGGAAACATCGCTGCGCGAATTGCAGGCCGACCTGCCGCACGAACATGAAACGGTCATGTTCAACTCCGCCGATCCAGCGACCGCGGAGGTCCGGCTGCAAATCGCGGCGCACGATGCCACGCTCACGCTCGTGCTGGACGGATCAAAGCCGCTCGACGCCGAGCATCGACAGATCCTTGAGGAGCTGGCGCACGCGGCGGCCGAGCGCCTCGCCGAACTTCGCATGGCGTTTCCCGAAGATGCGCCCGCTGCCCATCGCCCGGCCCCCAACACGTGA
- the rsbU_1 gene encoding Phosphoserine phosphatase RsbU: protein MITAKTPTLDAPAKPGPRFDPTGRPRVAVELINPIRAEVPSLAVLADDETFELTVASPRMEQPANASPSGAGRPADELRNPPPVAIIVDPALAGAVNETELNEVLATASQHGQSVLILTRRPARFNLPTPCCVALSPDDSMELVRGALRGLAASADALAQMQSERQRIQHVGESVRDYFAAMDCELRLASRLQQEFLPRSGQRFGPAVFHTLFRPANWVSGDVFDIVRLDEEHVAFYLADAMGHGVAAGLLTMYVRQSIRPKRILVSGYEIIPPGEVLGMLNDRFCDQKLPEPHFITAIYALFNMETLQLDYAVAGHPPALRIRPGGDISELPGEGSLVGLGYGQTFVAQSVQLNRGDRLVVYSDGIEPAIITERHPAPRTPCWTEAAPELLQLPADQLIPRLFDAVDRTPGSLRHADDVSAIVLDIDP from the coding sequence ATGATCACCGCCAAGACACCCACTCTCGATGCGCCGGCCAAACCCGGCCCAAGGTTCGACCCCACAGGCCGGCCGCGCGTCGCCGTGGAGTTGATCAACCCGATCCGTGCTGAAGTGCCATCACTCGCGGTACTCGCGGACGACGAAACGTTCGAATTGACGGTGGCATCGCCGCGCATGGAACAACCGGCGAACGCCAGCCCGTCCGGCGCAGGCCGTCCGGCGGACGAATTACGCAATCCTCCGCCCGTCGCGATCATCGTAGATCCTGCGCTGGCCGGGGCGGTGAATGAGACCGAGTTGAATGAAGTGCTCGCGACAGCGAGTCAGCACGGCCAGTCGGTGCTTATCCTGACGCGACGCCCGGCGCGATTCAATCTTCCCACACCCTGCTGCGTCGCGCTCTCACCGGATGACTCTATGGAGCTCGTACGCGGGGCGCTGCGGGGCCTGGCGGCGTCCGCCGATGCGCTCGCGCAGATGCAGTCCGAACGCCAGCGCATCCAGCACGTCGGGGAAAGCGTGCGAGACTACTTCGCGGCGATGGATTGTGAATTGCGACTCGCCTCGCGCTTGCAGCAGGAATTCCTTCCGCGCAGCGGGCAACGATTCGGCCCGGCCGTCTTCCACACGCTCTTTCGCCCCGCCAACTGGGTCAGCGGCGATGTGTTCGACATCGTGCGGCTCGATGAAGAGCATGTGGCGTTCTACCTCGCCGATGCCATGGGGCACGGCGTCGCGGCCGGGCTGCTCACGATGTACGTCCGTCAGTCGATCCGGCCCAAGCGCATCCTCGTCTCCGGCTACGAGATCATTCCACCCGGCGAGGTGCTCGGCATGCTCAACGACCGCTTCTGCGATCAGAAGCTGCCCGAGCCGCACTTCATCACGGCCATCTACGCGCTCTTCAACATGGAAACGCTGCAACTGGACTACGCCGTCGCCGGCCACCCACCCGCGCTGCGAATCCGACCCGGAGGCGACATCTCCGAACTGCCGGGCGAAGGCTCGCTTGTCGGCCTCGGCTATGGCCAGACATTTGTCGCGCAAAGCGTCCAGCTTAACCGCGGCGACCGCCTCGTCGTCTACAGCGACGGCATCGAGCCGGCGATCATCACCGAACGACACCCCGCGCCACGGACGCCCTGCTGGACTGAGGCCGCGCCCGAATTGCTCCAGCTCCCGGCGGATCAACTCATCCCGCGGCTCTTCGACGCGGTCGACCGCACGCCGGGCAGTCTCCGCCACGCGGACGATGTCTCGGCCATCGTGCTCGATATCGACCCCTGA
- a CDS encoding Kelch motif protein, with protein sequence MRSPVYLLLVAAMTALHAGCGVAPAASISGSFNNVGNDTVPRFFHKATRLQSGRVLVTGGMTLQLFPPSLISLNRIATYDPIAQTFSDSFTPTGGGPATNPLLATARSSHTQTTLLDGRVLITGGHTGANGTNPGAAVASVEIFNPMTGAVSAGPAMAIPRAMHTDTLLADGRVVVCGGGSSTWQVFDPATDSWSPQFSLAHSRISHAAVRLADFRGPGLDSVLLIGGGGSGPATMETLDPDAGTTSLASSTLNVGVDDLGAAALPDGTVLIVGGQSIATGNTVNLAYRYNPATDTLVSIDPLPNRPNGLSDHAVIAMGRYVALFGGEQEISGTDTELDYCAIFDSAKNTWPFTAAMNRVHDDFPAVQLEDGSILLVGGGAPLFGNEAPTNLVEVFVPILPQPGDLNGDGAINELDIPFFVSVLIAPETATAKQSTAADLNDDDALDGQDVPLFVAVLTDR encoded by the coding sequence GTGCGCTCGCCGGTTTACTTGCTGCTTGTCGCCGCGATGACCGCGCTGCACGCGGGCTGCGGCGTCGCGCCGGCTGCATCCATCTCCGGCTCGTTTAACAACGTCGGTAACGACACCGTCCCGCGATTCTTCCACAAAGCCACGCGCCTGCAAAGCGGTCGCGTGCTTGTCACCGGCGGCATGACGCTGCAACTCTTTCCGCCCTCGCTCATCTCGCTCAATCGTATCGCCACCTACGACCCCATCGCGCAGACGTTCTCCGACTCGTTCACGCCGACCGGCGGCGGACCGGCAACGAATCCGCTCCTCGCCACCGCGCGCAGCAGCCATACGCAAACGACCCTTCTCGACGGGCGCGTGCTCATCACCGGCGGGCACACCGGCGCCAACGGCACGAACCCCGGCGCGGCGGTCGCATCGGTTGAAATCTTCAATCCAATGACGGGCGCTGTTTCAGCCGGTCCCGCCATGGCCATCCCCCGCGCCATGCACACCGATACGCTGCTCGCGGACGGCCGCGTCGTCGTCTGCGGTGGCGGCAGCAGCACGTGGCAGGTGTTCGACCCCGCGACCGACAGTTGGTCGCCCCAATTCTCCCTTGCTCACTCGCGCATCAGCCATGCGGCGGTGCGGCTGGCGGACTTTCGCGGGCCGGGGCTGGACAGCGTGCTGCTCATCGGCGGCGGCGGCAGCGGACCGGCGACGATGGAGACGCTTGACCCTGACGCGGGCACGACGAGTCTCGCATCGTCAACACTCAACGTCGGCGTTGATGATCTCGGTGCGGCCGCGCTACCCGACGGGACGGTGCTGATCGTAGGCGGACAGAGCATCGCCACCGGCAACACCGTCAACCTCGCCTACCGCTACAACCCCGCGACCGACACACTTGTCTCGATTGACCCGCTGCCCAACCGCCCGAACGGCCTCTCCGACCATGCGGTGATTGCGATGGGTCGCTACGTCGCCCTCTTCGGCGGCGAGCAGGAGATTAGCGGCACCGACACGGAGCTGGACTACTGCGCAATCTTCGACTCCGCGAAGAACACGTGGCCCTTCACGGCGGCGATGAACCGTGTGCATGACGACTTCCCAGCGGTGCAGCTTGAAGATGGGTCGATCTTGCTGGTCGGCGGCGGCGCGCCGCTCTTCGGCAACGAGGCCCCCACGAATCTCGTCGAAGTCTTCGTGCCAATCCTCCCGCAGCCGGGCGACCTCAACGGCGACGGCGCGATCAACGAACTGGACATCCCCTTCTTTGTGTCCGTGCTCATCGCCCCCGAGACGGCAACCGCCAAGCAATCCACCGCCGCCGACCTCAACGATGACGACGCGCTGGATGGCCAGGACGTGCCGCTGTTTGTCGCGGTGTTGACGGATCGCTAA
- the addB gene encoding ATP-dependent helicase/deoxyribonuclease subunit B, producing MSIRLIAGRAGSGKTFACQRRLCEHLAHSIADGPRLVMLVPEQAALQMERGLLAMAGALVLGRCEVLSFRRLAHRILNELTGPAPVVLSPSGRQAALRRLLGRRRGQWREFDRVADRPGFIAAVSRGVTELLQEAATVDQLDEAARRAESDGEPSARRLHDLAVLYRDYLEYLGSTRVDPEGVLDLARLRLERSDWLNGAMVWVDGFAGLTRQQVRMLVSLARQASQMELALLLDPAGESAWDAADAPDELGLFARMERTWHGVRHAMIDAGVAVDSPLLLSPGVFPRFAKSPWLARLERSLFAVGPAREPKEAKSVLMPEGARPADPAVRLVLTPDRRTEVQAAVKAMVDLVRRPAGGLRYRDIAIIVRDLEPYHDLLSAALTAHGIPYFMDRRRPTHPHALIRLLRGALAMHVPRGFGPAVLDVLKSGLTRVTDDESDELENYVLAYGLIDSTSWREPWAFSPRGGGAGDNLSRAESDALARLNGLRAAVLELVGDWLPGAAGAHPKTATWLERLWSMLERMEVGARLAAWREAAAARGDHDTAAEHEQAWTSVVGLLEELHEALGDDLMTARQFRECVEAGLSEFTLALAPSTLDQVLVSAIERSRHPPVRAVLLLGMSEADFPARISEDDVLGDEERASLAACGLELAMNSQRRALDERSLAYIALTRASERLWVSCPRSDEKGRSLRPSPFWEELRAVLPETVEESIDGFSAADLSTSRELAGAVAEQVRALCEQRLTSPDVETWRAMYEWVRADDALRGEAKRALTALRPLEIARLGSGAARALWRAPYETNVYALETMAACPFRHFAARGLNMEKRMEHEISALDLGRLYHTVMEEFVEGLRGEGRALGQLDPGDVTQRVSALCEQAVSRYAEQMRMDAPQQKLATWRGRRELPAAVEGQRRTVGRTRLMPARLEQKFGLSNRAGEANRPEPLPALELTLKGGAKVLLRGVIDRIDLVQSPRGTVGVVYDYKRSTKAKRLALDELWHGLALQLAAYLLVLRDHGERIAGARVIPGGAFYLPLLSPLTSVDSPGAESKKDPFSGFGPRGIIDFDWIGELDSESAEGRSAVFSVQVTKEGTAGDINRTDVVTSGVMAPLLDFVREKMTELCEAWIAGEIAVSPYLLGTKSPCAHCDYASVCRIEHAARFARRLLPMRREEILQQIGGTSGEGAPPGDKAAPARKRRTKGGDA from the coding sequence ATGTCGATTCGCCTCATCGCCGGCCGTGCCGGGTCGGGCAAGACCTTTGCGTGCCAGCGTCGGTTGTGCGAGCACCTCGCGCACAGCATCGCGGATGGTCCGCGCCTGGTGATGCTCGTGCCCGAGCAGGCGGCGCTTCAGATGGAGCGCGGGCTGCTGGCGATGGCAGGCGCGCTGGTGCTGGGCCGATGCGAAGTGTTGAGTTTTCGCCGCCTTGCACATCGCATTCTGAACGAGTTGACGGGGCCCGCGCCGGTGGTGCTTTCGCCGAGCGGGCGGCAGGCGGCGCTGCGCCGATTGCTGGGCCGACGGCGAGGTCAGTGGCGCGAGTTTGATCGCGTGGCCGACCGGCCGGGTTTCATTGCCGCCGTGTCGCGCGGCGTGACGGAACTGCTTCAGGAAGCGGCGACGGTCGATCAGTTGGACGAAGCCGCTCGTCGCGCGGAGTCGGATGGCGAGCCATCGGCGCGGCGTCTGCACGACTTGGCCGTGTTGTATCGCGACTACCTGGAGTACCTCGGCAGCACGCGCGTGGATCCCGAAGGCGTGTTGGACCTCGCGCGGCTGCGACTGGAGCGTTCGGACTGGCTGAATGGTGCTATGGTCTGGGTCGATGGATTTGCCGGGCTGACGCGTCAACAGGTGCGGATGCTGGTGTCACTCGCGCGGCAGGCGTCGCAAATGGAACTGGCGCTGCTGCTGGACCCCGCGGGCGAGTCGGCATGGGACGCGGCCGATGCGCCGGACGAACTGGGCCTCTTCGCGCGGATGGAGCGAACGTGGCATGGCGTACGCCACGCGATGATCGATGCCGGTGTTGCGGTTGATTCGCCGCTGCTTCTGTCACCAGGTGTATTTCCGCGCTTCGCGAAGTCGCCGTGGCTGGCTCGGTTGGAGCGCAGCCTCTTCGCGGTCGGCCCGGCGCGCGAGCCGAAGGAAGCCAAGTCCGTCTTGATGCCGGAGGGTGCGCGGCCTGCTGATCCGGCCGTGCGGCTTGTCTTGACTCCGGACCGCCGGACGGAAGTGCAGGCGGCGGTGAAGGCGATGGTCGACCTGGTGCGAAGGCCGGCCGGTGGGCTGCGCTATCGCGACATCGCGATCATCGTGCGCGACTTGGAGCCGTATCACGACTTGTTGTCGGCGGCGCTGACGGCGCACGGCATCCCGTACTTCATGGATCGCCGGCGGCCGACGCATCCGCATGCGCTGATTCGATTGTTGCGCGGGGCACTAGCGATGCACGTGCCGCGCGGGTTCGGTCCGGCTGTGCTGGATGTTCTCAAGTCGGGTTTGACGCGCGTCACCGATGACGAGTCCGACGAGCTGGAGAATTACGTCCTCGCGTATGGATTGATTGATTCGACGAGTTGGCGGGAGCCGTGGGCATTCTCGCCGCGCGGCGGCGGCGCCGGCGACAATTTGTCGCGAGCGGAATCCGACGCGCTCGCACGGCTCAATGGCTTGCGCGCGGCGGTGTTGGAACTCGTCGGCGACTGGCTGCCCGGCGCGGCGGGGGCGCATCCGAAGACGGCGACCTGGCTGGAGCGGCTGTGGTCGATGCTGGAGCGAATGGAAGTGGGAGCGCGGCTGGCGGCGTGGCGCGAGGCAGCCGCTGCGCGAGGCGATCATGACACGGCGGCCGAGCATGAGCAGGCATGGACCAGCGTCGTGGGCCTGTTGGAAGAACTGCATGAGGCGCTGGGCGATGACCTGATGACCGCGCGGCAGTTCCGCGAGTGCGTCGAGGCAGGCTTGAGCGAATTCACGCTGGCGCTCGCGCCCTCGACGCTCGATCAGGTGCTGGTCAGCGCGATCGAGCGCAGCCGCCATCCGCCTGTCCGTGCCGTGCTTCTGCTGGGAATGAGCGAGGCGGACTTCCCGGCGCGGATCAGTGAAGACGACGTGCTTGGCGATGAAGAACGGGCATCGCTGGCTGCATGCGGCCTGGAACTGGCGATGAATTCGCAGCGGCGGGCGCTCGACGAGCGATCGCTGGCGTACATCGCCCTGACGCGCGCGAGCGAACGATTGTGGGTGAGCTGCCCGCGCAGCGATGAGAAGGGTCGATCGCTTCGGCCGTCGCCGTTCTGGGAGGAGCTTCGCGCGGTGCTGCCCGAAACGGTGGAGGAGTCGATTGATGGATTCAGCGCGGCGGATCTGTCTACGTCGAGGGAACTGGCGGGCGCGGTTGCGGAGCAGGTTCGTGCGCTGTGTGAGCAGAGACTAACATCGCCGGATGTCGAAACGTGGCGGGCGATGTATGAGTGGGTGCGGGCCGATGACGCGCTGCGCGGCGAGGCGAAGCGGGCGCTGACGGCGCTGCGGCCGTTGGAGATCGCGCGGCTTGGTTCCGGGGCGGCTCGGGCGCTGTGGCGTGCGCCGTATGAGACTAACGTCTATGCACTGGAGACGATGGCGGCGTGCCCGTTCCGGCACTTCGCGGCGCGCGGTTTGAACATGGAAAAGCGCATGGAGCACGAGATCAGCGCGCTGGACCTGGGCCGTTTGTATCACACCGTGATGGAAGAGTTTGTCGAGGGGTTGCGCGGCGAGGGTCGCGCGCTGGGGCAGTTGGACCCCGGCGATGTCACGCAGCGCGTGTCGGCGCTCTGCGAACAGGCGGTCAGCCGCTATGCCGAGCAGATGCGAATGGATGCGCCGCAGCAAAAGCTGGCGACGTGGCGCGGCCGTCGCGAGTTGCCCGCGGCCGTCGAGGGCCAGCGTCGAACGGTCGGTCGAACCCGATTGATGCCGGCGCGGCTGGAGCAGAAATTCGGATTGTCGAACCGCGCGGGCGAAGCGAACCGGCCCGAGCCGCTGCCGGCGCTGGAACTGACCCTCAAGGGCGGTGCGAAGGTGCTGCTTCGCGGCGTGATTGATCGGATTGACCTCGTTCAGTCGCCGCGCGGGACGGTGGGTGTCGTGTATGACTACAAGCGCTCGACGAAAGCGAAACGGCTGGCGCTGGACGAACTCTGGCACGGGCTGGCGTTGCAACTGGCGGCGTATCTGCTTGTGCTGCGCGATCACGGCGAGCGCATCGCCGGCGCGCGCGTGATTCCCGGCGGGGCGTTTTATCTGCCGCTGCTTTCGCCGCTGACGAGCGTGGACTCGCCTGGTGCAGAATCGAAGAAGGACCCCTTCAGCGGCTTCGGCCCGCGCGGCATCATCGATTTCGACTGGATCGGTGAACTGGACAGCGAATCGGCCGAAGGGCGAAGCGCTGTTTTCTCCGTGCAGGTCACCAAAGAGGGAACGGCGGGCGATATTAATCGGACAGATGTCGTCACGAGCGGCGTCATGGCGCCGCTGCTGGATTTTGTTCGAGAGAAGATGACGGAATTGTGTGAGGCGTGGATCGCGGGGGAGATTGCCGTCTCGCCTTACCTGCTGGGCACGAAATCACCTTGCGCGCACTGTGACTACGCCTCCGTTTGCCGGATCGAGCACGCAGCGCGGTTTGCACGCCGACTGCTTCCCATGCGGCGTGAGGAAATTCTCCAGCAGATTGGAGGCACGAGCGGGGAGGGTGCTCCGCCGGGGGACAAGGCCGCGCCGGCTCGAAAGCGCCGCACGAAAGGGGGCGACGCATGA
- a CDS encoding putative glycosyl transferase, translating into MTDTRHILYVTEFFAPDLCATAVVAADHLAQLAALRPDWQFTVLTGNRAWHDPTIVHPPRERIGCVDVIRVARPSLGSRSLLDRARGFAAFYLRALAAARDLRRVDLVIGSTAPPLGGRIARKIAERRGCPFIYKVYDLYPDTAVALGRLGEHSLVARAWRRDDTRTMREAAAVVCIARGMEDRLRRTRRLDSPKLLTIHDGYDAARIACGPMTPSHAQPPTGESAPAHRPLIVQYAGNMGLSHPFGTILDAVKRLAADSRIRFQFIGAGPARGELAGDLPPNAELLPFQPDDRFAHLLNESDVCLVTQHTDLFDHALPYKVYAILAAGKPLVFVGNPQSEIADWLRTADCGIAVPQGDGATLADAIASLKPDASRRAEMGRRARALFEERFHVTAAAGKWAALLDGVLNEHQSPGKA; encoded by the coding sequence GTGACCGACACACGACACATCCTCTACGTCACGGAGTTCTTCGCGCCCGACCTGTGCGCGACAGCCGTCGTCGCCGCCGATCACCTCGCGCAGCTCGCCGCGCTGCGACCCGACTGGCAGTTCACCGTCCTCACGGGGAATCGCGCCTGGCACGATCCGACGATTGTTCATCCGCCGCGCGAACGGATCGGCTGTGTGGATGTCATTCGAGTGGCACGCCCATCACTAGGCAGCCGCTCGCTGCTGGATCGCGCCCGGGGTTTCGCCGCGTTCTATCTTCGCGCGCTGGCCGCCGCGCGCGACCTGCGTCGCGTCGATCTCGTCATCGGCTCGACCGCGCCGCCATTGGGAGGCCGCATCGCGCGGAAGATCGCCGAGCGGCGAGGCTGTCCTTTCATCTACAAAGTGTACGACCTTTATCCTGACACGGCTGTCGCCCTCGGACGCCTGGGTGAACATTCGCTTGTCGCGCGGGCGTGGCGACGAGACGACACGCGCACGATGCGCGAAGCGGCCGCCGTCGTATGCATCGCGCGCGGCATGGAGGATCGGCTGCGAAGGACGCGCCGCCTGGACTCGCCGAAATTGCTCACCATCCACGACGGATACGACGCGGCACGCATCGCCTGCGGCCCTATGACGCCGTCGCACGCACAGCCGCCAACCGGCGAAAGTGCTCCAGCACACCGGCCATTGATCGTCCAATATGCCGGCAACATGGGCCTGTCCCATCCATTCGGCACGATCCTCGACGCGGTGAAGCGACTCGCCGCCGACTCGCGCATTCGATTCCAGTTCATCGGCGCGGGGCCGGCGCGCGGCGAACTGGCTGGTGACCTGCCACCCAACGCGGAATTGCTGCCGTTTCAGCCCGATGACCGCTTTGCGCACCTGCTGAACGAATCAGATGTTTGTCTTGTCACGCAGCACACCGACCTTTTCGATCACGCCCTTCCCTACAAAGTGTATGCGATCCTCGCTGCCGGCAAACCGCTTGTCTTCGTCGGCAATCCGCAAAGCGAAATCGCCGATTGGCTTCGCACGGCCGACTGCGGCATCGCCGTTCCGCAGGGCGACGGCGCGACGCTGGCCGACGCAATCGCTTCGTTGAAGCCCGACGCCTCGCGCCGGGCGGAAATGGGCCGCCGCGCCCGCGCGCTGTTTGAAGAGCGTTTCCACGTCACCGCCGCCGCCGGCAAGTGGGCCGCCCTGCTCGATGGCGTACTGAACGAGCATCAATCGCCCGGAAAGGCGTGA